One window of Gammaproteobacteria bacterium genomic DNA carries:
- the mazF gene encoding endoribonuclease MazF yields the protein MAAKYVPDRGDIVWLEFNPQAGHEQAGHRPALVLSPEAYNARTGLMLCCPITSQVKGYPFEVSLDEAPGAVGVVLADQVKSLDWMARKAKHKGRVTRRAVEEALGKLHTLL from the coding sequence ATGGCGGCCAAGTATGTACCCGACCGCGGCGATATCGTGTGGCTTGAATTCAATCCACAGGCCGGGCATGAGCAAGCCGGGCATCGTCCGGCCTTGGTGTTGTCGCCCGAGGCTTACAACGCGCGCACGGGCTTGATGTTGTGTTGCCCCATCACAAGCCAGGTTAAAGGTTACCCTTTTGAGGTTTCACTGGATGAAGCGCCGGGTGCGGTGGGTGTGGTGCTCGCCGATCAGGTTAAGAGCCTGGACTGGATGGCCCGCAAGGCGAAACACAAGGGCAGGGTAACCCGCCGGGCGGTGGAAGAAGCGCTGGGAAAGCTGCATACGCTTTTATAA
- a CDS encoding AbrB/MazE/SpoVT family DNA-binding domain-containing protein, producing the protein MKTKAQKWGNSLAVRVPKGIVEQSGIREGDALDIEVADESIVLMPQRRGYRLESLLKEIRKDNLHDEADFGAPRGREML; encoded by the coding sequence GTGAAAACCAAAGCTCAAAAATGGGGCAACAGTTTGGCGGTGCGTGTGCCGAAAGGGATCGTAGAGCAGTCGGGTATCCGTGAGGGCGACGCCCTGGATATCGAGGTTGCGGATGAGTCAATTGTACTGATGCCGCAGCGGCGTGGTTATCGTTTGGAGAGCTTGCTTAAGGAGATTCGTAAAGACAATCTGCACGATGAAGCCGATTTTGGCGCCCCCCGTGGCCGTGAGATGTTGTAA
- a CDS encoding DUF86 domain-containing protein, which translates to MSKPWQPYALHILDAIAKIRRIQARGDLTRDEVLYDAALRNLQTLSEATQLLPGDKKTTFPAIPWQEISGFRNILVHNYLGNIDPLTVAAVIDKYLSPLEECIRAMLADAGRTA; encoded by the coding sequence ATGAGTAAGCCTTGGCAGCCCTATGCGCTGCATATCCTTGACGCCATCGCGAAGATTCGACGCATCCAGGCACGTGGTGATCTCACACGGGATGAGGTACTGTATGATGCCGCCTTGCGTAATTTGCAGACTCTATCCGAAGCCACGCAATTGCTACCTGGGGACAAAAAGACCACCTTTCCGGCCATTCCTTGGCAAGAAATCAGTGGCTTTCGCAATATCCTCGTGCATAACTATCTGGGAAATATTGATCCGCTGACAGTTGCCGCTGTGATCGATAAATACCTATCCCCACTTGAAGAGTGCATACGCGCCATGTTAGCCGATGCGGGCAGAACGGCTTAA
- a CDS encoding EAL domain-containing protein produces the protein MKEAPLPPDESVRLSTLYALSILDTPPEARFDRITRFAMRLFDVPIALITLVDAERQWFKSCQGLDVSETPRGISFCGHAILEDRALVVSDALLDERFADNPLVTGEPHIRFYAGFPISAPNGSRLGTFCVVDRRPRHLDQEQLDTLRDMAVWAQDELYSAELARAFQLSQQNASLRAEIADRIRAEQALREIAIALENAVEGIARLDAEGRYSTVNKAYADMIGYAPEDLIGAEWSITVHPDDLGLAKAAYQRMRASGKSEVEVRGLRKDGSVFYNHIVMVGTYDEQNKLIGHYCFMHDITQRKQAEARLEHLALYDPLTGLPNRKLLDDRLRQVLSEADREGHMVALLFIDLDHFKHINDSFGHGMGDKLLRAVAGQLSAGLRAGDTIARLGGDEFAVVLPNIRHVDEVAGIVRKIQALLDAPFTVDGRELHVSASIGITLYPLDEGDVEGLIRNADTAMYHAKESGRNTFRLYTAELHARATRRLALESGLRHALNREEFVLHYQPQVDLRTGRLVGMEALLRWRHPEEGLIPPMEFIPVAEETGLIVPIGEWVLKTVCTQIRVWEKQGFPPLRVAVNLSVQQVKHRVLLETVRRALAEARVEPQYLDLELTESILIKGAQTTTCIEALDEMGVNFSLDDFGTGYSSLAYLKRFPIDHLKIDRSFVRDIATDPDDAAIVKAVIAMARALGMKVIAEGVETREQLELLSGEGCDMIQGYYCSKPLPADEITELVRDWERIRESKFGLRYSGATK, from the coding sequence ATGAAAGAAGCGCCGCTGCCGCCCGATGAATCGGTAAGGCTGTCCACGCTGTATGCTCTGTCTATCCTGGATACGCCTCCCGAGGCGCGTTTTGATCGCATCACGCGTTTTGCCATGCGCCTGTTCGATGTGCCGATCGCGCTCATTACCCTGGTGGATGCGGAGCGCCAGTGGTTCAAATCCTGTCAAGGCCTGGATGTCTCCGAGACGCCGCGCGGTATTTCATTTTGCGGCCACGCCATTTTAGAGGACCGCGCACTGGTCGTATCCGACGCATTGCTCGACGAGCGCTTTGCCGATAATCCGTTAGTGACAGGAGAGCCGCATATCCGTTTCTATGCCGGCTTCCCGATCAGTGCGCCGAACGGCAGCCGGCTCGGCACTTTCTGCGTTGTAGACCGCCGTCCGCGCCACCTGGATCAGGAACAACTCGACACGCTGCGTGACATGGCTGTGTGGGCACAGGACGAATTGTACAGCGCGGAACTCGCGCGCGCCTTCCAGCTCTCACAGCAAAATGCCTCATTGCGCGCCGAGATCGCCGATCGTATCAGAGCGGAACAGGCACTGCGTGAAATAGCCATTGCACTGGAAAATGCCGTCGAGGGAATCGCGCGGCTGGATGCAGAGGGGCGCTACAGCACGGTCAACAAGGCCTATGCCGACATGATCGGTTACGCCCCGGAAGATCTGATCGGCGCCGAATGGTCGATAACAGTGCACCCGGACGACCTTGGCTTGGCGAAGGCAGCGTACCAGCGCATGCGGGCGAGCGGGAAATCGGAGGTGGAAGTCAGGGGCTTGCGCAAAGATGGTTCGGTTTTCTACAACCATATAGTGATGGTCGGCACCTACGACGAGCAGAATAAGCTCATCGGTCACTATTGCTTCATGCATGACATCACTCAGCGCAAACAGGCAGAGGCGCGCCTTGAACATCTGGCGCTTTATGACCCCTTGACCGGGCTTCCCAATCGCAAGTTGCTTGACGACCGTCTGCGGCAGGTCTTAAGCGAGGCAGACCGCGAAGGTCACATGGTCGCGCTGCTGTTTATCGACCTCGACCACTTCAAGCACATCAATGACAGCTTCGGGCATGGCATGGGGGACAAGTTGCTCAGGGCGGTGGCCGGTCAGCTCAGCGCCGGCCTGCGGGCGGGTGATACCATTGCCCGCCTCGGAGGAGACGAGTTTGCCGTGGTGCTTCCTAATATTCGCCACGTGGACGAAGTGGCCGGTATTGTCCGGAAGATCCAGGCGTTGCTGGACGCCCCCTTCACTGTTGATGGACGGGAGCTGCATGTGAGCGCGAGCATCGGCATCACCCTGTACCCGCTGGATGAGGGCGATGTGGAAGGTCTCATCAGAAATGCCGACACCGCCATGTACCACGCCAAGGAGTCGGGGCGAAATACCTTCAGGCTCTATACGGCCGAACTCCATGCCCGCGCCACCCGGCGTCTGGCTCTTGAAAGCGGGCTGCGCCACGCCCTGAATCGAGAGGAATTCGTGTTGCACTACCAGCCACAGGTGGATCTGCGCACCGGAAGGCTTGTCGGCATGGAGGCGTTGCTGCGCTGGCGCCATCCCGAGGAAGGACTCATTCCTCCCATGGAGTTTATCCCCGTGGCCGAGGAGACCGGGCTGATCGTGCCAATTGGCGAGTGGGTGCTGAAGACCGTCTGCACCCAGATCAGGGTTTGGGAAAAACAGGGGTTTCCGCCGCTGCGGGTCGCGGTCAACCTCTCGGTGCAGCAGGTCAAGCATCGAGTCCTGCTCGAGACAGTGCGCCGGGCGCTCGCCGAGGCCCGGGTTGAACCACAGTATCTTGACCTCGAGCTCACCGAGAGCATCCTTATAAAGGGCGCGCAGACGACCACCTGCATCGAGGCGCTGGACGAAATGGGAGTAAACTTCTCCCTCGATGATTTCGGCACCGGCTACTCCTCGCTTGCCTACCTCAAGCGCTTCCCGATCGATCATCTCAAGATCGACCGCAGTTTCGTGCGTGACATCGCCACTGATCCCGATGATGCCGCGATCGTAAAGGCCGTCATCGCCATGGCGCGTGCGCTCGGCATGAAAGTTATTGCGGAGGGGGTGGAAACCCGCGAGCAACTCGAGCTCCTGAGCGGGGAGGGCTGCGACATGATCCAAGGTTACTACTGCAGCAAACCGCTCCCGGCCGATGAGATTACCGAATTGGTCCGGGACTGGGAGCGGATTCGGGAGAGCAAATTCGGGCTTCGTTACTCAGGAGCCACAAAGTGA
- a CDS encoding ABC transporter permease, producing MKRTLLAPLLRCALWIRRLEVMTVKELKQLSRDVALMVFIIYAFTLEIYVAGSGVALELKNASLLVHDADHSAASRDLIYRFQPPYFNLSNEAAHGNEGVRLLDRGEAMLLLDIPPQFSETLLRSERTAQVQLLVDTSNSTIGYLASSYSTRIGQMFSENWIQERLILAGLDPRSLPSIGNERRIWYNPDLKSSWFNAISELLGMMTVVAVLLPGAALVREKERGTIEQLLVSPLSPFQVMFSKVLAMTLVILLGVTLSLFAIMQPFFAVPARGSLILFFCLTALYAFTTSGLGLVAATFARNQAQVGMLTILMVAPMIMLSGAWTPPEAMPVWLRYLVHLSPLHHYIDVAYGILLHGVGLSILWPAALSMLVLGGMLFGLGLWRFRRQFG from the coding sequence ATGAAACGCACCCTGCTTGCGCCCCTGCTACGCTGCGCCTTATGGATAAGACGCCTTGAGGTGATGACCGTCAAGGAACTGAAGCAGTTGTCGCGCGATGTCGCGCTGATGGTTTTTATCATCTATGCCTTCACCCTCGAGATCTATGTAGCCGGCTCAGGCGTCGCCCTGGAATTGAAAAACGCCTCGCTGCTGGTGCACGATGCCGATCACAGCGCCGCCTCGCGTGATCTCATCTATCGTTTTCAGCCGCCTTACTTTAACCTTTCCAATGAAGCCGCTCACGGTAACGAAGGTGTGCGGCTCCTGGATCGTGGCGAGGCCATGTTGCTGTTGGATATTCCGCCGCAATTCAGCGAGACACTGCTGCGGTCCGAACGCACCGCGCAGGTACAGTTGCTGGTGGATACCAGCAACTCCACTATCGGCTACCTCGCGTCCAGCTATAGCACTCGTATCGGGCAGATGTTTTCCGAGAACTGGATTCAGGAGCGATTGATATTGGCCGGCTTAGACCCCCGGTCACTACCGAGCATCGGGAATGAGCGCCGCATATGGTACAACCCGGACCTGAAAAGCTCCTGGTTCAACGCCATCAGTGAATTGCTCGGGATGATGACGGTGGTGGCGGTACTGCTGCCCGGTGCGGCGCTGGTGCGCGAGAAAGAACGCGGAACCATAGAGCAATTGCTGGTCTCTCCACTGTCGCCTTTTCAGGTGATGTTTTCCAAGGTGCTGGCCATGACCCTGGTGATCCTGCTCGGTGTCACGTTGAGCTTATTCGCCATCATGCAACCCTTCTTCGCCGTCCCGGCCAGGGGCAGCCTGATTCTGTTTTTCTGCCTGACCGCCTTGTACGCGTTCACCACCTCCGGTCTCGGCCTGGTCGCCGCGACCTTCGCGCGCAATCAGGCTCAGGTGGGGATGCTGACCATCCTGATGGTGGCGCCGATGATAATGTTATCAGGCGCCTGGACGCCGCCCGAAGCCATGCCGGTCTGGCTAAGATACCTGGTGCATCTTTCGCCGTTGCATCATTATATTGATGTGGCCTATGGTATTCTATTGCATGGGGTAGGGCTGAGTATCCTGTGGCCCGCGGCGCTCTCCATGCTGGTTTTGGGCGGGATGTTGTTTGGACTGGGGCTGTGGCGCTTCCGCAGACAGTTTGGGTAA